Proteins encoded together in one Zonotrichia leucophrys gambelii isolate GWCS_2022_RI chromosome 1, RI_Zleu_2.0, whole genome shotgun sequence window:
- the CRYAA gene encoding alpha-crystallin A chain, translating to MDITIQHPWFKRALGPLIPSRLFDQFFGEGLLEYDLLPLFSSTISPYYRQSLFRSVLESGISEVRSDRDKFTIMLDVKHFSPEDLSVKIIDDFVEIHGKHSERQDDHGYISREFHRRYRLPANVDQAAITCSLSNDGMLTFSGPKVPSNMDASHSERPIPVSREEKPSSAPSS from the exons atggacaTTACCATCCAGCACCCCTGGTTCAAGCGTGCTCTGGGACCCCTCATTCCAAGCCGTTTGTTTGACCAGTTTTTTGGAGAGGGTCTCCTCGAGTATGACCTCCTGCCTCTGTTCTCGTCCACTATCAGCCCCTACTACAGGCAGTCCCTCTTCCGCAGCGTGCTGGAGTCGGGCATTTCAGAG GTGAGGTCTGATCGGGACAAGTTCACAATCATGCTGGATGTAAAACACTTCTCTCCCGAAGACTTGAGCGTGAAGATTATTGACGACTTTGTGGAAATCCATGGCAAGCACAGTGAAAGGCAG GATGACCATGGCTACATCTCCCGGGAATTCCACCGCCGGTACCGCCTGCCCGCCAACGTGGACCAGGCTGCCATCACCTGCTCGCTGTCCAACGATGGCATGCTGACCTTCTCGGGCCCCAAGGTCCCCTCCAACATGGACGCCAGCCACAGCGAGAGGCCCATCCCCGTGTCCCGGGAGGAGAAGCCCAGCTCGGCGCCCTCCTCCTGA